From Denitrovibrio acetiphilus DSM 12809, the proteins below share one genomic window:
- a CDS encoding sensor histidine kinase: MNKISSPGMNKYLLRTLLLFSPFFLVSLVALLFFLSLYIRLDMENISNSQKLILELQKKKTDTGFSEIFADIHFLTETAVIKDYCHEPILNFTSVKSLLYYFIKDKRIYDQIRMLGLDGKEIARVNYNNGDPFLVPKAMLQDKSDRYYYQKALTLPPNTVYISNLDLNVENGEIEKPEKPTIRFTMPIYNEHGEMQNLFVFNYNAKQLLEEIRDYESISYGRIMMLNRDAQWLISNDKSQEFAFMKGDTSSFQQKNPDVWRHIYLNEQGSMQSDKGLFFHTTLRPVPTLASAESEIIDLSLSRELKYMPGSYEWKLVTFVPQSYLDERYSRVTTFAYSIFISANIAFFIACLFIAVIKLNSTYRDNIYKQMLEEYVSELNKKSDELQKNVTEIQELVHILCHDLLNPISCVIGMMEYYNDPNEMAEVMDAEGKELIVESLEQAINIIQMVRTMRALDSGKQKLSIQPVNLSSSLKTSLRMLRHRLTDKGITITSDVDKNHNVMAEEASLINSVMSNLITNSIKFSMEGSAVEIISQKDGEKVYMHVIDHGQGMSEEILKYIFDPSKPTTRPGTDGEKGTGFGMPLVKKFMEAYGGSISISSTLRKSGSDRHGTKITLTFKSAD; encoded by the coding sequence ATGAACAAAATCAGCTCACCGGGAATGAACAAATATCTTTTGAGGACTCTGCTTCTATTTTCGCCATTTTTTCTGGTGTCACTGGTTGCGTTACTGTTTTTCCTGTCACTGTATATAAGACTGGATATGGAAAATATCTCTAATTCGCAAAAACTTATATTGGAACTTCAGAAAAAGAAGACCGACACAGGTTTTAGCGAAATATTTGCTGATATCCATTTCCTTACTGAAACAGCAGTTATCAAAGATTATTGCCATGAGCCTATACTGAACTTCACATCAGTAAAAAGTCTGCTGTATTATTTTATCAAGGATAAACGTATTTATGATCAAATACGTATGCTCGGGCTTGACGGCAAAGAAATTGCGAGGGTCAATTACAATAACGGTGACCCGTTTCTGGTTCCCAAAGCCATGTTACAGGACAAATCAGACCGGTATTATTACCAGAAAGCACTGACTCTCCCTCCGAATACGGTCTATATCTCTAATCTTGACCTTAATGTCGAAAACGGAGAGATTGAAAAACCTGAAAAGCCGACTATAAGATTCACAATGCCCATATATAACGAACATGGGGAAATGCAGAATCTATTTGTGTTTAATTACAATGCAAAACAGCTTCTGGAAGAGATACGCGATTACGAGTCTATCTCTTACGGTCGAATCATGATGCTAAATAGAGATGCCCAATGGCTGATCTCTAACGACAAATCACAGGAATTTGCTTTCATGAAAGGGGATACTTCGTCCTTCCAGCAAAAAAACCCTGATGTATGGAGACATATCTACCTAAACGAGCAGGGCAGTATGCAATCCGACAAAGGGCTCTTCTTTCACACAACTCTGCGCCCCGTCCCCACACTAGCCAGTGCTGAATCCGAAATAATCGACCTTTCGCTCTCCAGAGAGCTCAAGTATATGCCGGGCAGCTATGAATGGAAATTGGTGACGTTCGTCCCTCAAAGCTACCTTGATGAGCGGTATTCCCGCGTTACAACATTTGCATACAGTATTTTTATTTCTGCCAATATTGCATTTTTCATCGCTTGTCTTTTCATCGCAGTGATAAAACTTAACTCAACATACCGCGACAATATATATAAGCAAATGCTCGAAGAATATGTGTCAGAACTAAACAAGAAAAGCGATGAACTACAAAAAAACGTCACAGAAATACAGGAGCTGGTCCATATATTATGCCACGACCTGCTTAATCCTATCAGCTGTGTAATCGGCATGATGGAATACTACAACGATCCAAACGAAATGGCAGAGGTGATGGATGCGGAAGGGAAAGAGCTTATAGTAGAGTCCTTAGAACAGGCCATAAACATAATACAAATGGTACGCACCATGCGTGCCCTCGACAGTGGAAAACAAAAACTGTCTATTCAGCCTGTTAACCTGAGCAGCTCGCTTAAAACGTCTCTTAGGATGCTTCGGCACAGACTGACAGATAAGGGTATAACAATAACCTCTGATGTTGACAAAAATCATAATGTTATGGCTGAAGAAGCTTCTTTAATCAACTCTGTAATGAGCAACCTGATAACTAACTCTATCAAATTCTCTATGGAGGGGAGTGCCGTTGAGATAATTTCTCAGAAGGACGGGGAAAAAGTCTACATGCACGTCATAGACCATGGACAGGGGATGTCAGAGGAGATACTCAAATACATATTTGACCCTTCAAAACCAACGACAAGACCAGGAACCGACGGAGAAAAAGGTACGGGGTTCGGTATGCCCCTGGTAAAGAAATTTATGGAGGCATACGGAGGCAGCATCTCGATAAGCTCAACATTACGGAAGTCCGGCTCTGACAGACACGGAACTAAAATCACTCTTACATTTAAATCAGCGGACTAG
- a CDS encoding (deoxy)nucleoside triphosphate pyrophosphohydrolase: MNTIEVVAAVIEKNGKFLIAQRPEHAHLGSQWEFPGGKIEPGETHEQALVREIKEELSINICPGNLIGDIIHNSPERCVHLYFYKAVYEDGEIVLTEHQKILWCSVTSLLKKPLASGDMTFVMQFLAN; this comes from the coding sequence ATCAATACCATAGAGGTTGTAGCTGCTGTAATAGAGAAGAACGGAAAATTCCTTATAGCCCAAAGACCTGAACATGCCCATCTGGGCAGCCAATGGGAATTTCCCGGCGGTAAAATTGAGCCGGGGGAAACACACGAACAGGCTCTGGTCAGAGAGATAAAAGAAGAACTCAGCATCAATATCTGCCCCGGAAACCTTATCGGCGACATCATACACAACTCCCCTGAAAGATGCGTTCATCTCTACTTTTACAAAGCTGTCTACGAAGATGGAGAGATAGTTCTCACTGAGCACCAGAAAATATTATGGTGCAGCGTAACTTCACTACTGAAAAAGCCTCTGGCAAGCGGCGACATGACCTTTGTTATGCAGTTTCTGGCTAATTGA
- a CDS encoding phosphoglycerate kinase yields MAKSIKELNIKGKRLFIRVDFNVPIKDGIVKDDTRIAEALKTIRYAVREGAKVILASHLGRPKGEVVPEMSLEPVAKYISNGFFPCAFASDCVGEIAKEAIAKLENGDVLLLENLRFHKGEEKNFPEFAAELASLADVYVNDAFGTCHRKHASTYGMAELMKECGAGFLVEKEIKYFEGLQQNPARPFGAIVGGAKVSDKIGVIRSLLELADKVFIGGAMAYTFLKFQGKTIGDSMVENDQMDIVADVFETAKRKQVEIFLPVDHVVSIEFNGAPVECADVNIPDGFMALDIGPNTTDLYVGELNKCKTVLWNGPMGVFENPDYSKGTFAIARALGAGSATVVVGGGDSVAAVNQAGVANSIDHISTGGGASLEYIEFGKLPGIEILG; encoded by the coding sequence ATGGCGAAAAGTATCAAAGAACTTAACATAAAAGGCAAAAGGCTCTTTATCCGTGTGGACTTCAACGTGCCGATTAAAGACGGAATAGTAAAAGATGATACCCGCATTGCTGAAGCTCTTAAGACTATACGTTACGCTGTCAGAGAAGGGGCAAAAGTTATCCTTGCGTCCCATCTGGGCAGACCTAAGGGTGAGGTTGTGCCTGAGATGAGCCTTGAGCCTGTGGCTAAATATATCAGTAACGGATTTTTCCCGTGTGCATTTGCTTCAGACTGTGTGGGTGAAATAGCAAAGGAAGCAATTGCCAAACTCGAAAATGGTGACGTGCTCCTGCTTGAAAACCTTCGTTTCCACAAAGGTGAAGAAAAAAACTTCCCGGAGTTCGCCGCCGAGCTGGCGTCCCTTGCAGATGTTTATGTTAACGACGCATTCGGAACATGCCACAGAAAACACGCATCCACATACGGCATGGCAGAACTTATGAAAGAATGCGGAGCAGGCTTTCTTGTGGAAAAAGAGATCAAGTATTTCGAAGGTCTTCAGCAAAACCCCGCAAGACCATTCGGTGCTATTGTTGGCGGAGCAAAGGTCTCAGACAAAATAGGTGTTATCAGGTCACTGCTGGAACTTGCTGATAAAGTTTTTATCGGCGGAGCAATGGCATATACATTCCTGAAATTTCAGGGGAAGACAATCGGCGATTCCATGGTTGAGAATGATCAGATGGATATAGTCGCAGATGTTTTCGAAACAGCGAAAAGGAAACAGGTTGAGATATTCCTCCCTGTTGACCATGTTGTGTCTATAGAGTTCAACGGTGCCCCTGTAGAGTGCGCTGACGTGAACATACCAGACGGTTTTATGGCACTGGACATAGGCCCGAACACTACTGACCTTTATGTTGGCGAACTGAACAAATGCAAAACAGTTCTATGGAATGGTCCGATGGGCGTTTTCGAAAATCCAGACTACTCCAAAGGAACGTTCGCAATTGCCAGAGCACTCGGAGCCGGAAGCGCAACTGTCGTTGTGGGAGGGGGAGATTCTGTTGCAGCTGTGAATCAGGCAGGGGTAGCAAACAGTATCGATCACATATCCACAGGCGGCGGTGCATCACTTGAATATATCGAGTTCGGCAAACTCCCCGGTATAGAGATTCTGGGGTAA
- the gap gene encoding type I glyceraldehyde-3-phosphate dehydrogenase — MSVKVGINGFGRIGRCTFRAIIQRGLDAEVVGINDLTDTKTLAHLLKYDSVHGIAPFDVEAADDGIIVNGKKIRITAEKNPANLPWGELGADVIIESTGIFRKHEQAMLHVQAGAKKVIISAPGENSDITLVLGVNDGDYDPSKHTVISNASCTTNCLAPVAKVLHDTFGIKQGIMTTVHSYTNDQSILDLPHKDLRRARACAMSMIPTSTGAAKAVGLVLPEMKGKLSGYAVRVPTPNVSLVDLTVNLEKDVTKEEVNAAIKKASESGPMKGYLTYTDEPLVSIDLNGNPASSTFDSQLTQVIGGNLVKVISWYDNEWGYSNRVAELVTKVM; from the coding sequence ATGTCTGTAAAAGTTGGGATCAACGGTTTCGGACGTATAGGACGCTGCACCTTCCGTGCCATAATCCAGCGCGGACTTGATGCAGAGGTCGTAGGTATAAATGACCTTACCGACACAAAAACACTCGCACACCTTTTAAAATATGACTCTGTTCACGGTATCGCTCCTTTTGATGTGGAGGCTGCTGATGACGGCATCATTGTTAATGGAAAAAAGATCAGAATAACAGCAGAGAAAAATCCGGCAAACCTCCCATGGGGAGAGCTTGGTGCTGACGTTATTATCGAATCAACCGGTATTTTCCGCAAACATGAGCAGGCAATGCTGCATGTCCAGGCCGGTGCTAAGAAAGTTATCATATCTGCCCCCGGTGAAAACTCAGATATCACACTTGTGCTCGGCGTGAATGACGGAGATTATGACCCGTCCAAACACACTGTTATCTCAAACGCCTCATGTACAACAAACTGTCTGGCTCCGGTAGCAAAAGTTCTGCACGACACATTCGGAATCAAGCAGGGTATCATGACAACTGTTCACTCTTACACTAACGACCAGTCAATACTGGACCTCCCCCATAAAGACCTCCGACGTGCCAGAGCATGTGCTATGAGCATGATCCCCACATCAACAGGCGCAGCGAAAGCCGTTGGACTCGTCCTGCCTGAGATGAAGGGCAAACTGAGCGGATATGCTGTGCGTGTCCCCACCCCGAACGTATCTCTTGTTGACCTCACTGTAAACCTTGAGAAAGATGTCACAAAAGAGGAGGTTAACGCAGCTATTAAAAAAGCATCAGAGAGCGGACCTATGAAAGGTTACCTGACATACACAGACGAGCCTCTTGTCTCTATAGACCTTAACGGCAACCCTGCGTCATCAACATTTGACTCCCAGCTCACTCAGGTCATAGGCGGAAATCTTGTGAAAGTCATAAGCTGGTACGACAATGAATGGGGCTACTCGAACAGAGTTGCAGAACTTGTAACAAAGGTGATGTAG
- a CDS encoding PAS domain-containing protein produces MIEKIAPLFAECNFPVYVYLPDSGEFYQLLADRPESKPVPTNMQEHLLDDSVFYQSFRKGDTFMYFYFLRLEAYGSKFVIMLNTDKERRKLNTLAKSIDGRMRSFEKELQADLDEANESVQILRKSRQKMLKLIDGLVMPLFSISPYYEIINVNKELANLIGISDIPSILNKTCYEAIHGRTEPCEFCRMAEILSGEETGGQTIELDFNDEHLHFEHHMFPIYSHTGEMDEIGEFMIDVSENYKNLEHIEKYKEKVKHIQKAEVDKMNEIGELKRAYMDLSKNYDEVFSRNKKMSRALEKLISDNNVSELVRLRQDARDSKNKLIRSATALKNFQHALETQQEKYSELSKKTVYQLERLINTVNKKNVVNDNDLKIVLKTVTEEIKELRANLKISPPPEES; encoded by the coding sequence ATGATTGAAAAGATAGCCCCGCTTTTTGCTGAGTGCAATTTCCCGGTATATGTTTATCTGCCGGACAGCGGAGAATTCTACCAGCTTCTCGCAGACAGACCGGAAAGTAAGCCTGTGCCGACAAACATGCAGGAACACCTTCTGGATGATTCAGTATTTTACCAGTCTTTTAGAAAAGGCGACACATTCATGTATTTCTATTTTCTGCGTCTAGAAGCATACGGCAGTAAATTTGTCATAATGCTCAATACCGACAAAGAACGCAGAAAACTCAACACTCTGGCAAAATCCATTGACGGCAGAATGAGAAGTTTTGAGAAAGAGCTTCAGGCTGACCTTGATGAAGCAAATGAATCTGTACAGATACTCAGGAAATCCAGACAGAAAATGCTTAAACTCATCGATGGCCTTGTGATGCCCCTTTTCAGTATTTCTCCTTATTATGAAATAATTAATGTCAACAAAGAGCTAGCAAACCTTATCGGGATATCTGACATCCCCTCTATACTTAATAAGACATGCTATGAAGCCATCCACGGGCGCACAGAACCATGCGAATTCTGCCGAATGGCTGAGATACTTTCAGGAGAAGAGACCGGCGGGCAGACTATTGAGCTGGACTTTAACGACGAACATCTTCATTTCGAACACCACATGTTCCCTATCTACTCTCACACAGGCGAGATGGACGAAATAGGTGAATTTATGATCGATGTATCGGAAAATTATAAAAACCTTGAACATATCGAAAAATATAAAGAAAAAGTTAAACACATCCAAAAAGCCGAAGTGGACAAGATGAACGAAATTGGCGAACTGAAACGTGCCTATATGGATCTGAGCAAAAACTATGATGAGGTCTTTTCCAGAAATAAAAAGATGAGCAGAGCACTTGAAAAACTTATTTCTGACAACAACGTAAGCGAACTCGTCAGACTTCGACAGGATGCTAGAGACTCCAAAAACAAGCTCATACGCTCTGCAACTGCACTGAAAAATTTTCAACACGCCCTTGAGACTCAGCAGGAGAAGTATAGCGAACTCAGCAAAAAGACTGTCTATCAGCTTGAAAGGCTCATAAACACAGTTAACAAGAAAAATGTCGTAAATGATAATGACCTTAAAATAGTCTTGAAAACCGTTACAGAAGAGATCAAAGAGCTCAGAGCCAACCTGAAAATCTCACCTCCGCCTGAAGAGTCGTAA
- a CDS encoding ComF family protein, translated as MLSEIFYLKCIGCGYRSENGLPICDDCIEELEKHPHECESCGYPSNIPAKVCGMCKSAVYRDRIRIAYKYKGAIRQFIKEIKFAYRVTGAKTLKKLVENEMIGDYDIISDVPSHYSRKLRRLNHPAQGLAEHMANLTNIKYAKILTRTRRTEYQYKLKKNERHVNVMNAFSCARDVDGLRILLIDDIITTGSTTEECSRILKCSGASKVDVFALTGGHT; from the coding sequence ATGCTGAGCGAGATCTTCTACTTAAAATGTATCGGCTGCGGGTACAGGTCTGAAAACGGACTCCCCATATGCGACGACTGTATAGAAGAACTTGAAAAACACCCCCATGAATGTGAAAGCTGCGGCTACCCCTCAAACATCCCTGCAAAAGTCTGCGGTATGTGCAAGAGCGCCGTATACAGGGACAGAATACGAATTGCCTATAAATACAAAGGGGCAATCAGGCAGTTTATTAAAGAGATCAAATTCGCTTACAGAGTGACAGGGGCAAAGACTTTAAAAAAGCTAGTGGAAAACGAAATGATCGGTGACTATGACATAATTTCCGATGTTCCTTCCCACTACTCCCGAAAACTGCGCAGACTGAATCACCCTGCGCAAGGACTCGCCGAACATATGGCGAATTTGACAAATATAAAATATGCAAAAATATTGACAAGAACCCGTAGAACGGAATATCAGTATAAACTAAAGAAAAACGAGAGACACGTTAATGTCATGAATGCGTTCAGTTGCGCCCGGGATGTAGACGGGCTGCGTATTTTGCTGATAGACGACATTATTACAACTGGCTCAACAACAGAAGAGTGTTCCCGTATACTCAAATGTTCAGGCGCATCAAAAGTTGATGTATTTGCACTGACAGGCGGACACACTTAA
- the gpmI gene encoding 2,3-bisphosphoglycerate-independent phosphoglycerate mutase, protein MSRQKLILLILDGWGIREDKDNNAIAISGAPNFYKLLSSYPHTKLNASEEDVGLPAGQMGNSEVGHTNIGAGRIVYQDFLKITKSIDSGEIRNNENINKFFDSVKDADGSVHFFGLLSDGGVHSHIKHLKGLISFAKDSGVKNTYIHAFMDGRDTPPRSGQGYMEELVSFMKEINYGEVATVAGRYYPMDRDQRWDRTKLAYDAIRNGIGLSVDSAVEAVTAGYARGENDEFIKPTVIKGADGSVKDGDGVFFFNFRADRARQLTKAFTMPDFDGFDRGSLPDIDFMTMTFYESSFTAPMAFQPQVLTNILGEVLSKNGLKQLRIAETEKYAHVTYFFNGGEEKVFEGEHRALVESPKEVATYDEKPSMSIYKVIERFREEIGSVDVAIMNFANPDMVGHTGILDAAVSACKAVDECLGEVIRLADEHNAILAVTADHGNAEQMWDYENNQPHTAHTLNPVPFIIYNFNCELTEKTGKLADIAPTMLELLGIEQPAEMTGTSLLKK, encoded by the coding sequence ATGTCCAGACAGAAACTGATATTACTGATTCTCGACGGGTGGGGAATCAGAGAAGATAAAGACAATAATGCTATCGCTATCAGCGGAGCGCCAAATTTCTATAAACTGCTATCAAGCTACCCCCACACTAAACTCAACGCCAGCGAAGAAGATGTCGGGCTACCTGCCGGACAGATGGGAAACTCCGAAGTCGGCCACACAAACATCGGAGCCGGACGCATCGTCTATCAGGACTTTCTGAAGATAACCAAATCAATAGACTCCGGCGAAATAAGAAACAACGAAAATATAAACAAATTCTTCGACAGCGTAAAGGATGCTGACGGCAGTGTTCACTTCTTCGGTCTGCTCTCGGACGGCGGCGTTCACAGTCATATCAAACATCTGAAGGGACTCATCAGCTTTGCCAAAGACTCAGGTGTTAAAAACACTTACATACACGCATTTATGGACGGACGGGACACCCCGCCGAGGAGCGGACAGGGCTATATGGAAGAGCTCGTCAGCTTCATGAAAGAGATAAATTACGGCGAGGTTGCCACTGTCGCAGGCAGATATTATCCGATGGACAGAGACCAGCGTTGGGATAGAACAAAACTTGCATATGACGCAATCAGAAACGGCATAGGGCTTTCAGTAGACAGTGCTGTAGAGGCTGTTACTGCCGGATATGCCAGAGGCGAAAATGATGAATTCATAAAACCCACAGTTATAAAAGGAGCTGACGGCAGTGTTAAGGACGGCGATGGTGTATTCTTTTTCAACTTCCGTGCCGACCGTGCCAGACAGCTCACTAAGGCTTTCACAATGCCTGACTTTGACGGCTTTGACCGTGGTTCACTTCCGGATATTGATTTCATGACGATGACATTTTATGAGAGCAGTTTCACAGCACCGATGGCATTCCAGCCTCAGGTTCTCACAAATATACTTGGCGAAGTGCTCAGCAAAAATGGGCTGAAGCAGCTCCGCATTGCAGAAACTGAAAAGTACGCCCACGTAACATATTTCTTTAACGGCGGAGAGGAGAAAGTTTTTGAGGGTGAGCACCGTGCACTGGTTGAATCTCCTAAAGAAGTCGCCACTTACGACGAAAAACCGTCCATGAGCATATACAAAGTTATCGAGCGGTTCAGAGAGGAGATCGGCAGTGTGGACGTCGCTATAATGAACTTTGCAAATCCTGACATGGTTGGACACACAGGAATCCTTGATGCTGCTGTCAGTGCATGTAAAGCTGTTGATGAGTGCCTCGGTGAAGTTATCAGGCTTGCAGATGAACATAATGCAATACTTGCTGTAACGGCAGATCATGGTAATGCGGAGCAGATGTGGGACTACGAAAATAATCAACCTCACACTGCTCACACACTAAACCCTGTCCCCTTCATAATTTATAATTTTAACTGTGAACTGACTGAAAAGACAGGGAAACTGGCAGACATAGCTCCGACAATGCTTGAACTGCTTGGGATAGAACAGCCTGCGGAAATGACAGGAACCAGCCTGCTAAAGAAATAG
- a CDS encoding TraR/DksA family transcriptional regulator codes for MEKEKMIYHRERLLEMRRDLIQKLNDRYNDAMGLGGDGSQDSADEAYNLYNKNLMLGRVETDALKLRLVEQALQRIDAGSYGVCIECEEDIEEKRLEYVPFARYCTECKTELEKKGLIKM; via the coding sequence ATGGAAAAAGAAAAAATGATCTACCACAGGGAAAGACTGCTCGAAATGAGGAGAGACCTCATTCAAAAACTGAACGACAGATATAACGATGCTATGGGACTTGGCGGTGACGGGTCGCAGGATAGTGCTGACGAAGCATATAATCTGTATAACAAAAACCTCATGCTCGGACGTGTTGAAACAGATGCTTTGAAGCTCCGACTTGTTGAGCAGGCTCTTCAGCGCATTGACGCAGGCTCATACGGTGTATGTATCGAATGCGAAGAGGACATAGAGGAGAAGCGCCTTGAGTATGTTCCGTTTGCCAGATACTGCACAGAGTGTAAAACCGAGCTCGAAAAGAAAGGTCTTATTAAGATGTAA
- a CDS encoding 23S rRNA (pseudouridine(1915)-N(3))-methyltransferase RlmH yields the protein MLLKIIMASRLKEAEIKNLADRYVKMSSGFMPVEIVEDTGRKRKDLGKGLLVGMDPKGKKFSSEEFAEWLRKRVETYGDITFYIGEAEGLPEDVRSGASEFISLSDMTLAHRISLIVLAEQIYRALTIINGHPYHK from the coding sequence ATGCTGCTAAAAATAATAATGGCTTCCAGACTGAAGGAAGCAGAGATAAAAAACCTCGCGGACAGATATGTAAAAATGTCTTCCGGATTCATGCCTGTTGAGATTGTAGAAGATACGGGCAGAAAGAGAAAAGACCTCGGAAAAGGTCTTCTGGTCGGTATGGACCCTAAGGGGAAGAAGTTCTCCAGCGAGGAATTTGCGGAGTGGCTCAGGAAAAGAGTTGAGACATACGGTGACATCACGTTCTACATAGGCGAAGCTGAAGGGCTTCCAGAAGATGTAAGATCCGGAGCAAGCGAATTTATTTCACTTTCGGATATGACCTTAGCACACAGAATCAGCCTGATTGTTCTGGCTGAGCAGATATACAGGGCTCTGACGATTATCAATGGTCACCCCTACCACAAGTAG
- a CDS encoding TrmH family RNA methyltransferase has product MIIHGRNTVEEALKLGIVKLLFVKVNSTFDTSKYDVETRTYGPKEFEHYYGKEAQGIAAEIRDMLPKKFDKAFDEIVEKGSVVLLDRIFDPMNYGAIIRAANCFGIKTILVGLDRQAPITSAVCKASSGTIFYTDIVGAVNTATALKKLQENGYTAYAADVNGKVELKDVEFAEKSIIIMGSEGKGIRPALLDTADVHIKIPMNGDIDSLNVSQSAAVILYEYAN; this is encoded by the coding sequence ATGATTATACACGGAAGAAACACTGTTGAAGAAGCACTGAAACTGGGGATAGTAAAGCTACTCTTTGTCAAAGTGAACTCAACATTCGATACATCAAAATATGATGTCGAAACCCGCACCTACGGACCGAAAGAGTTTGAACACTATTACGGGAAAGAGGCACAGGGGATTGCAGCTGAGATAAGAGATATGCTGCCTAAGAAATTTGACAAAGCGTTCGATGAAATAGTTGAAAAAGGCTCTGTTGTCCTTCTGGACAGGATATTCGACCCGATGAATTACGGTGCTATCATCCGTGCGGCGAACTGCTTCGGAATCAAAACTATCCTTGTAGGTCTTGACAGGCAGGCTCCGATAACATCCGCTGTCTGTAAGGCATCCAGCGGAACTATATTTTATACAGACATCGTGGGAGCTGTAAACACAGCGACCGCACTTAAAAAACTTCAGGAAAACGGGTATACTGCATATGCCGCTGACGTTAACGGAAAAGTGGAACTCAAAGATGTTGAATTTGCAGAAAAATCAATAATCATTATGGGTTCCGAAGGTAAAGGAATACGACCGGCTCTTCTCGATACAGCAGATGTTCATATCAAAATACCTATGAACGGTGATATAGACTCTCTGAATGTATCTCAGAGTGCCGCAGTCATACTTTACGAGTATGCTAATTAG